Proteins from one Lonchura striata isolate bLonStr1 chromosome 6, bLonStr1.mat, whole genome shotgun sequence genomic window:
- the SIX4 gene encoding homeobox protein SIX4 — protein MSSASPATDDIVIAVEIKEENVMEMLSEAPDGPAPPPPPAAAQFPMEHAGSAAAGEEGAAEQVLLHTELLARNHHAASSPSSSSSSSSSSSSQTPLAFSPDHVACVCEALQQGGNLDRLARFLWSLPPSDLLRGNESLMKARALVAFHQGIYAELYSILESHNFDSSNHPLLQELWYKARYTEAERARGRPLGAVDKYRLRRKYPLPRTIWDGEETVYCFKEKSRNALKELYKQNRYPSPAEKRNLAKITGLSLTQVSNWFKNRRQRDRNPSETQSKSESDGNPSTEDESSKGREDLSPHPLSSSSDGVTSLSLPGHMEPVYMQQLGNTKIALSSSGVLLNGNLMPASTSPVFLNGSSFLQGPNSVILNGLSVGTSQTVTLNSPKTATSVVSNGVSITDILSSSSSEDVKDFKLLQASVPNATAAFSPSNIPVTFPGLIPSSEVKREGVETAASQDGGSVVTFTAPVQINQYGIVQIPNSGTNGQLLNGSIGFSSLQLPPVSVAASQGNVSANPSTSDGGTFTTESSTVQQGKVFFSPLAPSAVVYTVPNSGQAVGSVKQEGLERSLVFSQLMPVSQNTQLNVNMSSENISSAGLQSLASSLVNVTPSHNFSLTPPTLLNAAELSSGISESQSMSSPVTSTSTVISISNTNYATLQNCPLITSQDLLSISTAQPVLGEIVSTSGDRVSHPPAQVHQDFGREHRLVLQAVPDVKENFLPNSESKSTGNLMMLDSKSKYVMSNMVDTVCEELETDKKELAKLQTVQMDEVMQDL, from the exons ATGTCTTCTGCCTCCCCCGCCACGGACGACATCGTGATCGCGGTAGAGATCAAGGAGGAAAATGTAATGGAAATGCTCTCCGAAGCCCCCGACgggcccgcgccgccgccccctccCGCCGCTGCCCAGTTCCCCATGGAGCATGCAGGCTCCGCTGCCGCCGGCGAGGAGGGAGCCGCGGAACAGGTACTGCTCCATACGGAACTCCTGGCCAGGAATCACCACgctgcctcctctccctcatcttcctcttcctcctcctcctcctcctcctcgcagACCCCCCTGGCTTTCTCTCCGGACCACGTCGCCTGCGTGTGCGAGGCGCTGCAGCAAGGTGGGAACCTGGACCGCCTGGCCAGGTTCCTGTGGTCTTTGCCCCCGAGCGATCTGCTACGTGGCAACGAGAGCCTGATGAAAGCCCGGGCGCTGGTGGCTTTTCACCAGGGCATCTACGCCGAGCTCTACAGCATCCTGGAGAGCCACAACTTCGACTCCTCCAACCACCcgctgctgcaggagctctggTACAAAGCTCGCTACACCGAGGCGGAGCGAGCCCGGGGCAGACCCTTGGGGGCGGTGGACAAGTACAGGTTGCGGAGGAAATACCCCCTGCCCAGGACCATCTGGGACGGCGAGGAGACGGTCTACTGCTTCAAGGAGAAGTCCCGCAACGCGCTGAAGGAGCTCTACAAGCAGAACCGATACCCCTCGCCCGCCGAGAAGCGCAACCTGGCCAAGATCACCGGGCTGTCCCTCACCCAGGTCAGCAACTGGTTCAAGAACCGCAGGCAGCGGGACCGCAACCCTTCCGAGACCCAGTCCAAAAG CGAGTCAGATGGCAACCCTAGCACAGAAGATGAATCCAGTAAGGGGCGGGAGGATTTATCTCCCCATCCACTCTCCAGCTCATCAGACGGCGTTACCAGCCTCAGCCTTCCCGGGCACATGGAGCCTGTCTACATGCAGCAGCTTGGAAACACTAAAATAGCCTTGAGCTCGTCTGGTGTCTTATTGAATGGGAACCTCATGCCTGCCAGTACCTCTCCTGTCTTCCTCAATGGTAGCTCGTTTCTTCAGGGACCCAACAGTGTCATACTCAATGGACTCAGCGTGGGCACTTCGCAGACTGTTACCTTAAATTCGCCCAAAACTGCGACGAGTGTTGTGAGCAATGGGGTGTCCATCACTGACATACTGTCGTCATCGTCGTCAGAAGATGTTAAAGACTTCAaactccttcaggcttcggtcCCCAAtgccacagcagccttcagccCTAGCAACATCCCAGTCACTTTCCCAGGATTGATACCGAGCTCAGAGGTGAAAAGGGAAGGCGTAGAAACTGCTGCTTCCCAGGATGGAGGCTCCGTAGTTACTTTTACTGCTCCTGTCCAAATAAACCAGTATGGCATTGTCCAGATCCCCAATTCAGGAACAAATGGCCAGCTGCTGAACGGAAGCATTGGTTTCtcttctctgcagctgcctccagTTTCTGTGGCAGCTTCACAAG GTAATGTTTCTGCAAATCCCAGCACATCTGATGGAGGAACTTTTACAACTGAATCTTCAACAGTGCAGCAAGGAAAGGTTTTCTTCAGCCCCCTCGCTCCGAGTGCAGTGGTTTATACCGTTCCCAATTCGGGCCAGGCAGTAGGATCTGTCAAGCAAGAAGGACTGGAAAGAAGCCTGGTGTTTTCTCAGTTGATGCCAGTCAGTCAGAACACGCAACTGAACGTCAACATGTCTTCTGAAAATATATCCAGTGCAGGACTCCAGTCCCTGGCCTCCTCGTTAGTGAATGTAACGCCCTCACATAATTTTTCCCTCACACCACCAACTCTTTTAAATGCTGCAGAACTGAGCTCTGGTATCTCAGAGAGCCAGTCCATGTCTTCACCCGTGACCAGTACCTCTACAGTGATATCAATCAGCAACACTAACTATGCAACCCTTCAGAACTGCCCCCTCATCACCAGTCAGGATCTGTTGTCCATTTCCACAGCGCAGCCCGTGCTTGGAGAAATCGTTTCGACAAGTGGAGACCGTGTCAGCCACCCCCCTGCACAAGTGCACCAGGATTTTGGCAGAGAGCACAGGTTGGTTCTGCAAGCTGTACCCGATGTCAAAGAGAATTTCTTACCTAATTCTGAGAGTAAGTCAACTGGCAATTTAATGATGCTGGATTCCAAATCTAAGTATGTTATGAGTAACATGGTTGACACGGTATGTGAAGAACTGGAAACGGACAAAAAAGAACTTGCCAAACTGCAGACAGTTCAAATGGATGAAGTTATGCAAGACTTGtaa